One window of Dyadobacter sandarakinus genomic DNA carries:
- a CDS encoding helix-hairpin-helix domain-containing protein has translation MTYAMLTHTQEVAISTGVLLVLLCAAAFVGWIMGGKTADQKVNELSELVEVKKAALEEARLAKKPKNEAIVATHASKVVYPAAPEPHAPDDLTIIDGIGPRTAELLNKEGIQTFEQLAEASILRIARILKNAGPRFQVQDPTLWPKQAKLAHEKKWEELEKLKTLLISGK, from the coding sequence ATGACGTACGCAATGCTTACCCACACGCAGGAGGTCGCAATTTCTACCGGCGTTTTATTGGTCTTGCTTTGTGCAGCTGCATTTGTCGGCTGGATCATGGGAGGCAAGACCGCTGACCAAAAAGTGAACGAGCTCAGTGAACTGGTTGAAGTCAAAAAAGCAGCACTGGAAGAGGCCAGGTTAGCTAAAAAGCCAAAAAACGAAGCGATTGTAGCCACTCACGCTTCAAAAGTGGTGTACCCGGCGGCACCTGAGCCGCATGCACCCGACGACCTGACCATCATTGATGGGATCGGGCCCCGTACGGCCGAACTGCTGAACAAGGAAGGTATACAAACTTTTGAGCAACTGGCAGAGGCTTCCATTCTGCGGATTGCACGCATCCTGAAAAATGCCGGCCCGAGGTTCCAGGTTCAGGATCCGACGCTCTGGCCCAAACAGGCCAAGCTTGCGCACGAGAAAAAATGGGAAGAACTGGAAAAGCTGAAAACGCTTCTGATTTCAGGAAAATAG
- the rho gene encoding transcription termination factor Rho codes for MPTIDELNIKLLSELREIAGSLGIPDHNKLPKKELINRILTQQEAPAAANSAPVATDDEDTGLAGTDEPKKKRARRPVEPTPVAVKQNNLRQGKNRKENQGNLPSLFEPIVAEDRAPSHDAHTSAESKAENGTERPAPVRERSPNLDFPADVDSDNDTLNDLGAAPAPAQAEPEASQAPEVSPEKTAERTSENAPAGRDDRNARQNNNNPNNQEGADRQQNIQREDPSSKIKRNYNNYVREFDGLIVNEGVLEIMQDGGYGFLRSADYNYLASPDDIYVSPSQIKLFGLKTGDTVKGQIRPPKEGEKYFALLRVETVNGKTTEEIRDRIPFEYLTPLFPEECLRLSSRPEQYSTRILDLFAPIGKGQRGMIVAQPKTGKTVLLKEIANAITRNHPEVFLLILLIDERPEEVTDMQRSVRAEVIASTFDEQADRHVKVASIVLEKAKRMVECGHDVVILLDSITRLARAYNTVVPSSGKILSGGVDANALHKPKRFFGAARNVENGGSLTIIATALIDTGSKMDEVIFEEFKGTGNMELQLDRKLSNKRVFPAIDVMASGTRREDLLLDKETLKKVWILRKHMSDMNAMESMDFLLEHMKGTRNNEEFLISMNR; via the coding sequence ATGCCTACAATTGATGAATTGAACATTAAGCTCCTTTCCGAGCTTAGAGAAATAGCAGGTAGTCTTGGGATACCCGATCACAATAAACTCCCAAAAAAAGAATTGATTAACAGGATTTTAACGCAACAGGAAGCACCTGCTGCTGCCAATTCGGCACCAGTTGCTACTGATGATGAAGATACTGGGTTAGCAGGCACAGACGAGCCTAAAAAGAAAAGGGCACGGCGACCTGTAGAACCTACACCGGTTGCTGTAAAGCAAAATAACCTGCGTCAGGGTAAAAACAGGAAAGAAAACCAGGGAAATCTGCCCTCGCTTTTTGAGCCGATCGTGGCAGAAGACAGAGCTCCTTCCCACGATGCACATACTTCTGCGGAAAGTAAAGCAGAAAACGGTACTGAACGCCCTGCTCCTGTACGCGAACGCAGTCCAAACCTCGACTTCCCGGCGGATGTTGATTCGGACAACGATACGCTGAATGATCTTGGAGCTGCCCCTGCACCAGCACAGGCGGAACCCGAAGCTTCACAGGCACCGGAAGTGTCACCGGAAAAAACAGCTGAGCGAACATCCGAAAATGCTCCGGCAGGACGGGATGACCGCAATGCACGTCAGAATAATAATAACCCGAATAATCAGGAAGGAGCCGATCGTCAGCAGAACATTCAGCGCGAAGATCCTTCTTCTAAAATTAAACGCAACTATAACAATTACGTCCGCGAATTTGATGGTCTGATCGTCAATGAAGGGGTACTTGAAATCATGCAGGACGGTGGCTACGGCTTCCTGCGCTCTGCGGATTACAATTACCTGGCCAGCCCGGATGATATTTATGTATCACCTTCACAGATCAAGCTTTTCGGTCTGAAAACAGGTGATACCGTGAAAGGACAGATCCGTCCGCCCAAAGAAGGCGAAAAATACTTTGCCCTCCTGCGCGTGGAAACGGTAAATGGTAAAACCACCGAAGAAATCAGGGACCGTATTCCTTTTGAATACCTGACCCCTCTCTTCCCGGAAGAATGCCTTCGCCTGAGCTCACGTCCGGAGCAATATTCGACACGTATCCTGGATCTGTTTGCACCCATTGGGAAAGGTCAGCGTGGAATGATCGTTGCCCAGCCAAAAACAGGTAAAACGGTTCTTTTAAAGGAAATTGCAAATGCAATTACCCGCAACCACCCGGAAGTATTCCTTTTGATCCTGCTGATCGACGAACGTCCGGAAGAGGTAACGGATATGCAGCGGAGCGTACGTGCAGAAGTTATTGCATCGACCTTTGATGAGCAAGCCGACCGTCACGTGAAAGTGGCGAGCATTGTTTTGGAGAAAGCAAAAAGAATGGTGGAATGCGGTCATGATGTAGTGATCCTACTCGATTCTATCACCCGTCTGGCAAGGGCGTATAATACAGTAGTACCTTCGTCCGGAAAAATACTTTCAGGTGGTGTGGATGCCAATGCATTGCACAAGCCGAAAAGATTCTTCGGAGCGGCGCGGAATGTTGAGAATGGCGGCTCGCTGACGATTATTGCCACAGCCCTGATTGATACAGGTTCCAAAATGGATGAGGTAATCTTTGAAGAATTCAAAGGTACCGGTAACATGGAACTGCAGTTGGATCGGAAGTTGTCCAACAAGCGCGTATTCCCTGCAATTGATGTGATGGCGTCCGGTACACGTCGTGAAGATCTCCTGCTGGATAAAGAAACACTGAAAAAAGTGTGGATCCTGCGCAAGCACATGTCCGATATGAATGCAATGGAGTCTATGGACTTCCTGCTCGAACATATGAAAGGGACGCGGAACAATGAAGAGTTCCTCATCTCCATGAACCGGTAA
- a CDS encoding cysteine desulfurase family protein: MSLKLPVYLDHNATTPVDPRVLQEMLPYFTEKFGNAASRIHAYGWEAEEGVDMARENVAALIGARPNEIVFTSGATEAVNLALKGIYESLQPGAHIITVATEHKAVLDTCRKLEKMGAVVTYLPVLPSGLIDLHVLEQAITPRTVLLSVMYANNETAVIQPIREIAALAHKHGLLFFTDATQAAGKIPIDVHADGIDLLAMSAHKMYGPKGIGALYVGKKVHHTPVIAQIDGGGHERSMRSGTLNVPGIVGMGKAAEICMEEMNAESKRLAALRDHFEEQLLAIEGSRINGKDAPRLAHATNMSFENINGEKLIFAAGSDLAFSRSSACSSVTLEPSHVLRALGLSDELVHNSFRFSFGRFSTEEQATYAINIISRLVKEHRDERNIGYHKIL, translated from the coding sequence ATGTCGCTCAAACTTCCCGTATACCTGGACCACAATGCTACTACACCGGTCGATCCGCGTGTTTTACAGGAGATGCTCCCCTACTTTACCGAAAAGTTTGGCAATGCAGCCAGCAGGATCCATGCATATGGCTGGGAAGCAGAAGAAGGCGTGGACATGGCACGGGAAAATGTGGCAGCGCTCATCGGTGCCCGACCCAATGAAATCGTTTTTACTTCGGGTGCCACTGAGGCCGTCAACCTGGCTTTGAAAGGCATATACGAATCCCTGCAACCCGGCGCCCACATAATTACCGTCGCTACGGAGCACAAAGCAGTATTGGATACCTGCCGGAAACTTGAAAAAATGGGCGCGGTGGTCACGTACCTGCCGGTACTTCCATCCGGGCTGATCGACCTCCATGTGCTCGAACAGGCCATAACTCCGCGTACGGTGCTGCTTTCGGTCATGTATGCCAACAATGAAACTGCGGTTATCCAGCCGATCCGGGAGATTGCGGCACTTGCCCACAAGCATGGCCTGCTGTTTTTTACAGATGCCACGCAGGCAGCAGGGAAAATACCCATTGACGTGCATGCAGACGGCATTGACCTGCTTGCCATGAGCGCGCACAAAATGTACGGTCCCAAAGGGATCGGGGCATTGTATGTTGGAAAAAAAGTACATCATACACCTGTTATTGCGCAGATCGACGGGGGCGGACACGAACGCAGCATGCGCAGCGGCACGCTCAATGTGCCCGGGATCGTAGGCATGGGCAAAGCCGCAGAAATCTGCATGGAGGAAATGAATGCGGAATCAAAGCGGCTCGCAGCTTTGCGCGACCATTTTGAAGAACAACTACTTGCAATAGAAGGCAGCCGGATCAATGGAAAAGATGCGCCCCGGCTTGCACATGCGACCAATATGTCATTTGAAAACATCAATGGGGAAAAACTGATTTTCGCCGCGGGAAGTGACCTGGCTTTTTCAAGAAGCTCTGCATGCTCCTCTGTAACCCTGGAACCCAGCCACGTGCTCCGGGCACTCGGACTTTCTGATGAGCTGGTGCATAATTCTTTCCGGTTCA
- a CDS encoding TonB-dependent receptor domain-containing protein translates to MKKCFLLAAIHFLLAFMSAPDAHAQSPAGDPSKGSSTISGMVLDSTAAKGIEFASVALFKLDNNQAVDGTTADETGKFSIVKVAPGDYKLLISFIGYKDKVIDRIHVEKGKDVALGNIGLASSVQNLQEVTVTGERSLVEEKVDRLVFNAEKDITSKGGDASDLLRKVPMLSVDLDGNVSLRGSANIRVLINNKPSTIIAANVADALKQIPADMIKSVEVITSPSAKYDAEGSGGIINIITKKNNLQGLTLNIDSGVGNRGTNLGLNGSYRKGKMGFTLGGFGRAFYNKAESVLDQTTYSGSNAFLTHQQSNAKDRGLFGQYSLGWDYDLGKNQALSAGLRYGTRNFIQKQNLAISQYENNALTEISDRKVNRKDLSGTVDFNIDYIRTFKPQQEWSISTLYSRTGLTNNFNTDLLNESGSVSSRLKNENKNHNQEVTIQTDYQTPLGKNQLIEFGAKGIFRTVDSDFQYLMAGEDGAFVFNPRQPSGALNYNQNVAAGYASYTLTTSNKYTIKAGTRYEYTGISADLGSEGKINIPDYGNLVPSINVSKSLSSSTTLKAAYNRRIQRPGIQQLNPNVNLSNPQSISTGNPALSPELTDNFELALSTNIKKTYLNVSAFARQTNNSITQVRMAIDTLQGAIVTTFENIGTQKAYGFNIFSNVYLTPKWTLNGSLDILHTYLEGQAVNAEGTSEMMSNSGFNYGGRLMSQISLQHGWGLQAFGFYRGKEIQLQGTRTGFYMYSLGFKKDLPNKKGSIGFGAENFLTKGVKFTSNLNSAQFTQTGSTQLYNRNFKITFNYAIGKMSFDAPKKKTKSVNNTDVMGGDGK, encoded by the coding sequence ATGAAAAAATGCTTTCTGCTCGCAGCTATCCACTTTCTGCTTGCATTTATGTCAGCCCCGGACGCTCATGCACAATCGCCCGCCGGAGATCCATCCAAAGGAAGTTCAACTATTTCAGGTATGGTGCTGGATAGTACCGCGGCTAAAGGGATCGAGTTTGCCAGTGTTGCCCTTTTTAAGCTCGACAACAATCAGGCTGTGGATGGTACCACTGCTGATGAAACAGGCAAGTTCAGCATTGTGAAGGTTGCGCCCGGAGATTACAAGCTTCTGATCTCGTTCATTGGTTATAAAGACAAAGTGATCGACCGTATCCACGTGGAAAAAGGCAAGGATGTTGCACTAGGTAATATTGGGCTGGCATCCAGTGTTCAGAACCTTCAGGAGGTGACTGTCACCGGTGAAAGGTCGTTGGTAGAAGAAAAGGTCGACAGGCTGGTTTTCAATGCTGAAAAAGATATTACAAGCAAAGGGGGTGATGCCTCCGACCTGCTGCGCAAGGTACCCATGCTTTCTGTGGACCTGGACGGGAATGTATCCCTGCGCGGCAGTGCCAACATCCGGGTACTCATCAACAACAAGCCTTCGACGATCATTGCCGCCAATGTAGCCGATGCGCTGAAACAGATTCCTGCGGACATGATCAAGTCCGTGGAGGTTATTACGTCGCCCTCGGCCAAGTATGACGCCGAAGGGTCAGGCGGAATCATCAACATCATTACAAAAAAGAACAACCTGCAGGGCCTTACCTTGAACATAGATTCAGGGGTGGGTAACAGGGGTACGAACCTGGGCCTGAACGGAAGCTACCGCAAGGGTAAAATGGGATTTACGCTGGGTGGGTTCGGACGTGCATTTTACAACAAGGCGGAGTCGGTACTGGATCAGACCACCTACTCAGGCAGCAATGCTTTTTTGACGCACCAGCAGTCCAATGCAAAGGATCGCGGGCTTTTCGGCCAATACTCGCTGGGCTGGGATTATGATCTGGGTAAAAACCAGGCACTATCAGCCGGATTGCGTTATGGTACACGCAATTTTATCCAGAAACAAAATCTTGCGATTTCACAGTACGAAAACAATGCATTGACCGAAATCTCGGACCGGAAAGTGAACCGCAAGGATCTGTCGGGAACGGTTGATTTCAATATCGACTATATCCGCACGTTCAAGCCGCAGCAGGAATGGAGCATTTCTACCTTGTACAGCCGTACGGGCCTGACCAACAATTTCAATACGGACCTGCTCAATGAATCAGGATCGGTCAGCAGCCGTTTGAAAAACGAAAACAAGAACCATAACCAGGAAGTAACGATTCAGACAGACTATCAGACGCCACTGGGCAAAAACCAGCTGATTGAATTTGGTGCAAAAGGTATTTTCAGGACTGTCGACAGCGATTTCCAGTACCTGATGGCCGGAGAAGACGGAGCATTTGTGTTTAATCCCCGCCAGCCTTCCGGCGCATTGAACTACAACCAGAATGTGGCAGCTGGCTATGCTTCCTATACCCTTACCACATCCAATAAATATACGATCAAGGCAGGTACCCGCTATGAGTATACGGGCATCAGCGCCGACCTGGGCAGCGAGGGGAAAATCAATATTCCTGATTACGGGAATCTGGTACCGAGCATCAATGTTTCCAAAAGCCTCTCATCAAGCACAACTTTGAAAGCAGCCTACAACCGCCGCATCCAGCGTCCGGGTATTCAGCAGCTGAACCCGAATGTGAACCTGTCCAACCCGCAGAGCATTTCTACGGGTAACCCTGCATTGAGCCCCGAGCTTACGGACAATTTCGAGCTAGCTTTGAGTACCAATATCAAGAAAACCTACCTGAACGTTTCCGCATTTGCAAGGCAGACCAATAACTCTATCACGCAGGTGAGAATGGCGATAGATACCCTGCAGGGTGCCATTGTGACAACTTTCGAGAATATCGGTACACAGAAAGCTTATGGTTTTAATATTTTTTCCAATGTGTACCTGACGCCCAAATGGACGCTGAACGGAAGTCTGGATATCCTGCATACCTACCTGGAAGGACAGGCTGTAAATGCAGAGGGTACTTCGGAAATGATGAGTAACTCAGGCTTTAATTACGGCGGAAGGCTGATGTCGCAGATTTCGCTGCAGCATGGCTGGGGATTGCAGGCTTTCGGTTTTTACCGGGGCAAAGAAATCCAGCTGCAAGGTACGCGTACTGGTTTTTACATGTATTCACTAGGTTTCAAAAAGGATCTGCCCAATAAAAAGGGAAGCATTGGATTCGGAGCTGAAAACTTCCTGACCAAAGGCGTGAAGTTTACCTCAAACCTTAATTCCGCACAGTTTACACAAACCGGAAGTACGCAGCTTTATAACAGGAACTTCAAGATCACTTTCAATTATGCGATTGGGAAAATGAGCTTTGACGCGCCGAAAAAGAAGACCAAGTCCGTCAACAATACCGACGTGATGGGCGGGGACGGAAAGTAA
- the htpG gene encoding molecular chaperone HtpG: protein MESVIQEKGNLSIHTENIFPIIKKFLYSDHEIFLRELVSNAVDASQKIKKLASYGEFNGELGELKVTVGLDKEAKTITISDRGIGMTADEIKKYINQIAFSGATEFVEKYKDKGEDGKGDKGIIGHFGLGFYSAYMVAEDVEIITRSYKEGAEAVRWKCDGSTEFELGPAEREDRGSDIILHIAPDSEEFLDEHRLRGILEKYGKFLPIEIEFEEKIINNPSPIWTKNPSELSDEDYLGFYKELYPFSEDPLFWIHLNVDYPFNLTGVLYFPKLRNDFQGQREKIQLYSRQVFITDEVKDIVPDFLQLLHGVIDSPDIPLNVSRSYLQADGNVKKINGYITRKVADKLLEIFRNDREGFEKKFDDIGLFVKYGIISDEKFYDKAKDFCLLKNTEGKYFTFNEYREQVKDNQTDKNETQIWLYTTDLKKQDAFVQSAKKRSYDVLELGTVIDSHFINALEQKLEKVSIKRVDADTLDKLIEKDVALESILSADDQEKVKKVFEEVGENKTAHIVVEAMPVDELPVVITFPEFMRRMTDMQASSGQRSMFGEMPLMYTVSLNANHPLIGRISTTESEDEQKALAKQVYDLALLSQGLLSGKDLTQFIQRTVATL from the coding sequence ATGGAATCAGTAATTCAGGAAAAGGGAAACCTCAGCATTCACACTGAGAACATTTTTCCAATTATTAAGAAATTCCTGTATTCGGACCACGAAATCTTCCTGAGAGAACTGGTATCCAATGCGGTGGATGCCTCTCAGAAAATCAAAAAACTCGCTTCTTACGGAGAATTCAATGGTGAACTGGGCGAGCTCAAAGTAACTGTCGGGCTCGACAAGGAAGCCAAAACCATTACGATCAGTGACCGGGGTATCGGGATGACGGCTGACGAAATTAAAAAATACATCAACCAGATCGCGTTCTCAGGCGCTACCGAATTTGTAGAAAAGTACAAAGACAAAGGTGAGGACGGAAAAGGCGATAAAGGCATTATCGGTCACTTCGGGCTGGGATTTTACTCTGCCTACATGGTGGCTGAGGATGTGGAGATCATCACCAGATCGTACAAGGAAGGTGCGGAAGCGGTACGCTGGAAATGCGATGGTTCTACCGAGTTTGAACTGGGGCCAGCCGAGCGCGAAGACCGCGGATCGGACATTATCCTGCACATCGCGCCGGATTCCGAAGAATTCCTTGACGAGCACCGCCTCCGGGGTATTCTTGAAAAATATGGCAAGTTCCTGCCCATTGAAATTGAGTTTGAGGAAAAAATTATAAATAATCCCAGCCCGATCTGGACCAAAAATCCATCGGAGCTGAGCGATGAGGATTATCTGGGTTTTTACAAAGAGCTTTATCCTTTCAGCGAAGACCCGCTTTTCTGGATCCACCTGAACGTGGATTATCCGTTTAACCTGACGGGCGTATTGTATTTCCCAAAACTGCGCAACGACTTTCAGGGACAACGTGAGAAAATCCAGCTGTACAGCCGGCAGGTGTTTATTACAGATGAAGTAAAGGATATCGTACCTGACTTCCTGCAACTGCTGCACGGGGTGATCGACTCTCCGGATATTCCGCTGAACGTATCAAGAAGCTACCTGCAGGCAGATGGAAATGTCAAAAAAATCAATGGGTATATTACCCGTAAAGTTGCCGACAAATTGCTTGAAATCTTCCGCAACGACCGTGAAGGCTTTGAGAAGAAGTTTGATGACATTGGTTTGTTTGTCAAATACGGCATTATCAGCGATGAGAAATTTTATGATAAAGCCAAGGATTTTTGTCTGCTGAAAAATACGGAGGGCAAGTATTTTACTTTCAATGAATACCGTGAGCAGGTAAAAGATAACCAGACCGACAAAAACGAAACGCAGATCTGGCTGTATACCACAGACCTGAAAAAGCAGGATGCTTTTGTACAATCTGCCAAAAAGCGCAGCTACGACGTGCTTGAACTTGGCACTGTCATTGATTCACACTTTATCAACGCATTGGAGCAAAAGCTTGAAAAAGTAAGCATCAAGCGGGTGGATGCTGATACACTGGACAAGCTGATTGAAAAGGATGTAGCGCTTGAAAGCATTCTTTCTGCCGATGATCAGGAAAAAGTGAAGAAGGTTTTTGAGGAAGTAGGAGAGAACAAAACCGCGCATATCGTGGTGGAAGCGATGCCGGTGGATGAACTTCCCGTGGTCATCACATTCCCGGAATTTATGCGCCGCATGACGGATATGCAGGCGAGCTCGGGGCAGCGCTCAATGTTCGGCGAAATGCCGCTGATGTACACAGTATCGCTGAATGCAAATCACCCGCTGATCGGACGTATTTCCACCACGGAAAGTGAAGACGAGCAGAAGGCACTTGCCAAGCAGGTATATGACCTTGCATTGCTTTCGCAGGGTCTGCTATCCGGCAAAGACCTGACACAGTTTATCCAAAGAACCGTAGCGACTTTGTAA
- a CDS encoding peroxiredoxin — MSLRLGDIAPDFEANTTQGPIKFHEWLGGSWGLLFSHPADFTPVCTTELGKTALLKGEFEKRGVKVLAVSVDDIDSHNRWIPDINEINDTEVNFPIIADEGRKVAELYDMIHPNASEKSTVRSVFVIGPDKKIKLTLTYPASTGRNFNEILRVIDSLQLTAKYSVATPADWHDGEDVIVVPAVSTEDAEKKFTKGLNIVKPYLRYTPQPDK, encoded by the coding sequence ATGTCACTCAGACTTGGAGATATTGCTCCGGACTTTGAAGCGAATACTACTCAGGGGCCTATCAAATTTCATGAATGGCTCGGCGGCAGCTGGGGTCTTCTGTTCTCTCACCCTGCTGATTTTACACCGGTTTGTACGACAGAGCTGGGTAAGACGGCACTTTTGAAGGGAGAATTTGAAAAGCGTGGTGTAAAGGTGCTGGCAGTCAGTGTAGATGACATTGATTCGCATAACCGCTGGATACCCGATATTAATGAAATCAATGATACCGAAGTCAATTTCCCGATCATTGCTGACGAAGGTCGCAAAGTGGCGGAATTGTACGATATGATTCACCCCAATGCAAGTGAAAAATCGACCGTACGGTCGGTGTTTGTAATCGGGCCGGATAAAAAAATTAAGCTGACACTTACATACCCGGCTTCCACCGGCCGGAATTTCAATGAAATTCTGCGGGTGATTGATTCATTGCAGCTCACTGCCAAATACTCTGTGGCTACGCCGGCAGACTGGCACGATGGCGAAGATGTAATCGTGGTACCGGCGGTGAGTACTGAGGATGCCGAGAAGAAGTTTACAAAAGGGCTGAACATTGTGAAACCCTATTTGCGCTACACGCCCCAGCCTGACAAATGA
- a CDS encoding DUF6962 family protein, producing the protein MNDVAIDFSKVHQIQVFGITIMEPSTVISSLMMTVICLYAFFHLNRLGRAHRMYKQIQYFFFFMAIATAIGGVLGHGFLYLTGQRGKIPGWFASMIAVALFERAAIWHIKPLLHKRGGLLLGWLNYVELATFFILTFVTLNFIVVEIHAFYGLFLMLTLIEVYVYRKRKDPGSVNIFIATLWGAIAAGLHALKFSFGPWFNYNDISHIAMATSIWYYYKGARNMIYYGDELIVPEKVAAEDRD; encoded by the coding sequence ATGAATGATGTCGCCATTGATTTCAGTAAGGTCCACCAGATCCAGGTTTTCGGGATCACCATTATGGAGCCTTCTACTGTTATTTCGAGCCTGATGATGACGGTGATATGCCTTTATGCATTTTTTCACCTCAACCGCCTGGGCCGGGCTCACCGGATGTACAAGCAGATCCAGTATTTCTTCTTCTTTATGGCTATTGCTACGGCCATCGGCGGTGTGCTGGGCCACGGATTTCTGTACCTGACAGGTCAGCGTGGTAAAATTCCGGGCTGGTTTGCAAGTATGATCGCAGTGGCACTTTTCGAAAGAGCCGCCATATGGCATATCAAACCATTGCTGCACAAGCGCGGAGGTTTGCTTCTGGGGTGGCTTAACTATGTGGAACTTGCTACTTTTTTCATTCTGACCTTTGTTACCCTCAACTTCATCGTTGTCGAGATACATGCATTTTACGGACTGTTCCTGATGCTTACCCTGATTGAAGTTTATGTTTACAGAAAACGAAAAGATCCTGGCTCCGTCAACATATTCATTGCGACACTCTGGGGTGCCATCGCAGCCGGCCTGCACGCATTGAAGTTCAGTTTTGGACCCTGGTTTAATTACAATGATATCAGCCACATTGCGATGGCTACGTCTATCTGGTACTACTACAAAGGGGCGAGAAACATGATCTATTACGGGGATGAATTGATTGTACCCGAAAAGGTCGCTGCCGAAGATCGGGACTGA